In Harmonia axyridis chromosome X, icHarAxyr1.1, whole genome shotgun sequence, a single window of DNA contains:
- the LOC123686616 gene encoding uncharacterized protein LOC123686616, whose product MIFGAASSPASAQFIMRKNAKEFEEEFPEAARVILEQHYMDDYLDSVDSVEEALDLITGVEEVHKRGGFQIRNWTSNSKEVLKLIPTEKRTRELKDVEIEKELPTERVLGLHWNPNEDCFLFKVEPKEIMEILEKKATTTKRKMLKIVMSLFDPLGFLCHFTVKARILLQEIWKMGSGWDDKLEHSVNEKWLKWLQDLRKIEGLKIPRCYLDDNTELFLDGFPDSNQLVEIRPSPFVSHRVNEILDISEENEWNWISTKDNVADEATRDNINCEWSELSRWNIGPSFLRCDEDTWFRENEIEIDKGENEEMEEFFREMKKEYVALTTEGDNLIEYIPKIERFSSYIRLIRSTAWLLRAIQVFRGTIISFSELLPDEVDRAEKLWFKLVQEACFREEIRSLKNKKPVDKTSRLYKLSPMLDSEGIVRINGRIGESEDICYETKFPIILDRKHYFTRLLILHYHKRASHQGQELVLNELRQKFWILQARAAVRSAWNSCYKCRNFRAKPIVPEMSSLPKCRVSAFVRPFTFTGMDYFGPMNVTIGRRHEKRYEVLFTCMSIRAIHLEIANSLTTDSTIMAIRRMIGRRGCPKKIFADNGTNLKGAEREMKKALQEMNENQILAEMTTKGIEWVRIPPLTPHMGGCWERMVRSVKTALSVTLKERSPKEEVLSTLLIEAENIVNSRPLVHVPIDAADGEALTPNHFLIGTSSASPLPCLLSERDLVTRKQWKISQYFSDCFWKR is encoded by the exons ATGATTTTCGGAGCAGCTTCTTCTCCAGCTTCTGCACAGTTCATAATGAGAAAAAACGcgaaagagtttgaagaagaaTTTCCTGAAGCAGCAAGGGTAATTTTAGAACAGCATTATATGGATGATTATTTAGATAGTGTTGATTCTGTAGAAGAGGCATTAGATTTAATAACCGGTGTCGAAGAGGTTCATAAGAGAGGTGGTTTCCAAATAAGAAATTGGACAAGTAACTCCAAAGAAGTTTTAAAGCTGATTCCGACAGAAAAAAGAACAAGGGAATTGAAAGATGTAGAAATAGAGAAAGAGCTTCCAACAGAACGTGTTCTAGGACTTCACTGGAATCCGAATGAAGATTGTTTTTTGTTCAAAGTCGAACCCAAGGAAATTATGGAAATTTTAGAAAAGAAAGCAACAACTACCaaaagaaaaatgttgaaaatcgtAATGTCACTTTTTGACCCTCTTGGGTTTCTATGTCACTTCACTGTCAAAGCAAGAATTTTGTTACAAGAAATTTGGAAAATGGGTTCTGGATGGGACGACAAATTAGAACATTCGGTAAATGAAAAATGGCTCAAATGGTTGCAAGAtttaagaaaaattgaaggtttGAAAATTCCTAGATGCTATTTGGATGATAATACGGAAC TATTTTTGGACGGATTCCCGGACAGTAATCAGTTGGTTGAAATCAGACCCTCGCCATTTGTGAGTCATAGAgttaatgaaatattggatataTCTGAAGAGAATGAATGGAATTGGATTTCAACAAAGGATAATGTAGCAGATGAAGCAACTAGGGATAATATAAATTGTGAATGGTCGGAATTAAGTAGGTGGAACATTGGTCCATCCTTCCTTAGATGCGATGAAGACACGTGGTTCAGAGAAAACGAAATAGAGATAGAcaaaggagaaaatgaagaaatggaAGAATTTTTCAgggaaatgaaaaaagaatacgTTGCTCTGACAACGGAAGGAGATAATTTAATTGAgtatattccgaaaattgaaaggttttcATCTTATATTCGACTCATAAGGTCAACTGCCTGGTTGTTGAGAGCTATTCAAGTTTTCAGAGGTACCATAATATCGTTCTCTGAGTTATTACCAGATGAAGTAGACAGAGCTGAAAAATTATGGTTTAAACTTGTACAGGAAGCATGTTTCAGGGAAGAAATTCGAAGTTTAAAGAATAAGAAGCCTGTCGATAAAACGAGTAGACTTTATAAATTATCGCCAATGTTGGATAGTGAAGGAATTGTAAGGATAAACGGAAGAATAGGAGAATCAGAAGATATCtgttatgaaacaaaatttccaatCATTCTTGATAGAAAGCATTATTTTACACGTCTTTTGATCCTTCATTATCATAAAAGAGCCAGTCATCAGGGACAAGAGTTGGTTTTGAATGAGTTACGACAGAAGTTTTGGATTTTACAAGCTCGAGCTGCTGTCAGAAGTGCATGGAACTCTTGCTATAAGTGCAGGAATTTCAGAGCGAAACCCATAGTCCCAGAAATGTCTTCACTCCCAAAATGCAGGGTAAGTGCCTTTGTAAGACCTTTTACTTTTACAGGTATGGACTACTTTGGTCCAATGAATGTCACCATTGGCCGTCGACACGAAAAACGTTATGAGGTTTTATTTACTTGTATGAGTATTCGAGCCATCCACTTGGAGATTGCAAATTCTCTAACTACCGACTCCACCATTATGGCCATCAGAAGAATGATCGGACGAAGAGGTTGTCCTAAGAAAATATTTGCTGATAATGGTACGAATCTGAAGGGAGCCGAGAGAGAAATGAAGAAGGCGTTGCAGGAAATGAACGAAAATCAGATTTTAGCCGAAATGACCACTAAGGGAATCGAGTGGGTAAGGATACCACCGCTTACACCACACATGGGAGGTTGCTGGGAGAGGATGGTGAGATCCGTAAAAACGGCCCTATCAGTCACTCTCAAAGAGAGATCGCCAAAAGAAGAAGTTTTGTCTACACTTCTCATCGAAGCTGAAAATATAGTAAATAGCAGACCCTTAGTCCACGTTCCAATAGATGCCGCAGATGGGGAAGCTTTGACGCCGAACCATTTTCTTATAGGGACTTCAAGTGCTTCTCCACTTCCTTGCCTCTTGTCGGAAAGAGATCTAGTTACGAGAAAGCAGTGGAAGATATCCCAATATTTTTCAGACTGTTTCTGGAAACGTTGA
- the LOC123686244 gene encoding uncharacterized protein LOC123686244: protein MIDKELASFLGATGPTDPLRMRWTNSTVNEENDSHRINLTIKGKNENKEFFMTNVRTVSDLNLPTQTISYEKFMKKWNYLPPINLPDLMDAQPKILIGQDNIHLIIAREVIEGGKNSPILSRTKLGWVVHGNMMHRGRVDNAFILHVDRDEELHELVKMSFKIDSLGVKMEEKISVEEARAMKIMEETAKRVGNRWEIGLLWKEDDVKMPQSRSAAENRLKMMEKKLARNPVFSKEYLNKLNEYECNGFARKVIGKEIQDEKSWYLPHFGVVNPKKPGKETSKTCSTEYTSEKKIENFKDFCGGEKMDKRRNMK from the exons ATGATAGACAAAGAGTTAGCCTCATTTTTGGGAGCAACAGGTCCAACTGATCCTTTGAGAATGCGCTGGACAAATTCAACTGTTAATGAAGAGAACGATTCTCATAGGATCAACTTAACTATCAAaggcaaaaatgaaaataaagaattttttatgACGAACGTAAGAACTGTCAGCGAtctgaatttaccaactcagACAATTAGTTAcgagaaattcatgaaaaaatggaattatttGCCACCAATTAACCTTCCAGACTTAATGGATGCGCAACCAAAAATATTAATCGGGCAAGACaatattcatttaataattGCACGTGAGGTTATAGAGGGTGGAAAAAATTCACCAATATTGTCTCGTACTAAGCTTGGTTGGGTTGTTCATGGCAATATGATGCACCGTGGCCGTGTTGACAATGCATTCATTTTACATGTCGATAGGGATGaagaattgcatgaattagtTAAAATGTCTTTTAAAATTGATAGCCTTGGAGTGAAGATGGAAGAGAAAATATCAGTAGAAGAAGCTAgagcaatgaaaataatggaagAAACAGCTAAGAGAGTCGGAAACAGATGGGAGATAGGCCTTCTATGGAAAGAAGATGATGTTAAAATGCCTCAGTCGAGGTCAGCAGCAGAAAATCGTCTCAAAATGATGGAAAAGAAATTAGCCCGGAATCCAGTATTTTCCAAGGAATATTTaaacaaattgaatgaatatgaaTGCAACGGGTTTGCAAGAAAGGTCATAGGTAAGGAAATACAGGATGAAAAATCATGGTATCTACCTCATTTTGGAGTTGTGAATCCCAAAAAGCCTGGAAAG GAGACATCAAAGACATGTTCCACAGAGTATACATCAGAGAAGAAGatagaaaatttcaaagatttttGTGGTGGGGAGAAAATGGACAAACGACGGAATATGAAATGA